The window GCTACATCAAGCCAATGCCAATATGCTGGACTTAATTTTACGCACTGTGGTTGGACGTGATGCGGATAAAGCCATTGCTCCAAGCGTAATTGCTGAATTTGCCAATACCAGTTCAGCCAGCCCGATGATTGTATTCCATCGCTACAAAGGTTCACTACAATCAGGTGATCTAGGGGTGATTTGCTCGTTTGGTGCCGGTTACTCGATTGGTTCAGTCTTAGTACGTAAAGTTTAAAATCTGAGACTATAAGCTTAAGTAACTAACTTACTCGCACTATCAAAACTGAAGCGCACTATCAAAATAGCCAAGAGCAATCTTGGCTATTTTTTATGGTTTGGATTTTTATTATTATTGCTCGTTGAGGATAGTTATTGAGCTTATTTAGAGACCTTTGACGATATAAGCGCTAAGTTTACGCAGGGGTTTTAATTTAACTGCAAAAATTTGCTATAATCGCGGTCTTATTTCCATCATTTAGATAAAGTTGAGTTATGAAAGAATCCTTGCGCCTGCGTTTAGACCAGATGGTAGATCGTTATGAAGAGGTTACTGCCTTATTATCCGATCCTGGTGTCATTAGCGATAATAATAAATTCCGTGAACTGTCCGTTGAGCACAGCGATTTGATGGACATCACTACGCTGTGGTTGAATTATGGCCACGCAGAAGCCGACCAAGCAGATGCCGAAGTGATGCTAGCAGACGCCTCAGATCCTGAAATGAAAGAGATGATGCATGACGAGATTGATAATGCGCGTGATACCATTGTACAAATGGAAGAGGCGCTCAACGTCATGATGTTGCCTAAAGACCCCAACGATAAAGTTCCAGCATTTTTGGAGATTCGTGCGGGTACAGGTGGTGATGAAGCGGCGATTTTCTCAGGTGATCTGTTTCGAATGTACCAAAAGTATGCACAGACTCAAGGGTGGACAATGGAAGTATTATCAGCCAGTGAAGGTGAGCATGGCGGTTATAAAGAGATTATTACCCGTGTATCGGGTAACAGCGTCTATGGTCGTCTAAAGTTTGAATCTGGGGTGCATCGTGTTCAGCGTGTGCCTGAGACTGAAAGCCAAGGCCGTGTACACACATCAGCTTGTACTGTGGCAGTGATGCCGGAAGTTGAGATTGATGATACGGTAGATTTAAACCCTGCAGACATTCGTTTTGATACCTTTCGCTCGAGTGGCGCAGGTGGTCAGCATGTCAACACGACTAACTCAGCCGTACGCTTAACCCATATTCCAACTGGTACTGTAGCAGAGTGTCAGCAAGAACGTAGCCAGCATAAAAACCGCGCGCAAGCTATGAAAATGCTGATCTCAAGAATTCAACAAGTCAAAGTGCAAGCTCAGGTGGATGCAGCAGATACTATACGCCGTGACTTGGTCGGTAGCGGCGATCGTAGTGAGCGTATCCGCACTTATAACTTCCCGCAAGGGCGCATGACTGATCACCGTATTAATCTAACGCTATATAAGCTTGACGCCATTATGGAAGGCGATATGGATGAATTGCT of the Psychrobacter sp. LV10R520-6 genome contains:
- the prfA gene encoding peptide chain release factor 1, translated to MKESLRLRLDQMVDRYEEVTALLSDPGVISDNNKFRELSVEHSDLMDITTLWLNYGHAEADQADAEVMLADASDPEMKEMMHDEIDNARDTIVQMEEALNVMMLPKDPNDKVPAFLEIRAGTGGDEAAIFSGDLFRMYQKYAQTQGWTMEVLSASEGEHGGYKEIITRVSGNSVYGRLKFESGVHRVQRVPETESQGRVHTSACTVAVMPEVEIDDTVDLNPADIRFDTFRSSGAGGQHVNTTNSAVRLTHIPTGTVAECQQERSQHKNRAQAMKMLISRIQQVKVQAQVDAADTIRRDLVGSGDRSERIRTYNFPQGRMTDHRINLTLYKLDAIMEGDMDELLDSLLREHQADLMASIGGE